From Rudanella lutea DSM 19387, a single genomic window includes:
- a CDS encoding LysR family transcriptional regulator, translating into MLLRQLEYIIAVDTERSFTRAADRCCITQPTLSQQIRCLEAHLNIEIFNRQQVPVVPTLEGELILQKARGIVAEVRALEQFARQLNRKELAVCN; encoded by the coding sequence ATGTTACTCCGCCAGTTGGAATACATTATTGCCGTTGATACGGAGCGCAGCTTTACCCGGGCTGCGGATCGGTGCTGCATAACACAGCCTACCCTGAGTCAGCAAATCCGTTGTCTTGAAGCCCACCTGAATATCGAGATTTTTAATCGTCAGCAAGTGCCCGTTGTTCCGACACTGGAGGGGGAGCTTATTCTCCAGAAAGCGCGGGGTATTGTGGCCGAGGTACGTGCCCTGGAGCAGTTTGCCCGGCAACTAAACCGTAAA
- a CDS encoding IS1/IS1595 family N-terminal zinc-binding domain-containing protein, protein MATPKCPKCSNTNAVRNGVLNGRQRFRCKQCHYNFTVEKAGKSISSYYVIKALQLYIEGVSYREIERLLGVSHVSVMNWVKKYQIKVPENNNYHPTYKILSNKELAEYFSKPENVSGAGMIVTELGDKFMLIKWERFRE, encoded by the coding sequence ATGGCAACGCCCAAATGCCCTAAGTGTTCAAACACAAACGCCGTTCGTAATGGCGTACTCAATGGTCGGCAACGGTTTCGCTGCAAACAGTGCCACTACAACTTTACGGTTGAAAAAGCAGGAAAGAGTATCAGCAGCTACTATGTAATCAAGGCGCTACAGCTTTATATTGAGGGCGTTAGCTACCGCGAGATCGAACGGCTGCTGGGTGTAAGTCACGTTTCGGTAATGAACTGGGTAAAAAAATACCAGATCAAAGTACCTGAAAACAACAACTATCACCCCACCTATAAAATACTCAGCAACAAAGAGTTAGCGGAGTATTTCAGCAAACCGGAGAATGTGAGTGGCGCGGGCATGATCGTGACGGAGCTGGGCGACAAATTTATGCTGATCAAGTGGGAGCGATTCCGGGAGTAA